In the genome of Flavobacterium panacagri, one region contains:
- the ftsA gene encoding cell division protein FtsA — protein sequence MEKDNIAVGLDIGTTKIVAMIGKKNEYGKLEILGIGKSKSLGVARGVVNNITQTIQSIQQAIIEAENNSGYKIKDVVVGIAGQHIRSIQHTDYISRNNPEEVIGENDIQLLIDQVNKLAMLPGEEIIHVLPQEFKIDGQSEIKEPIGMYGGRLESSFHVVVGQASSIRNVGRCIQSSGIELSGLTLEPLASADAVLSQEEKEAGVALIDIGGGTTDLAIFKDGIIRHTAVIPFGGNVITDDIKEGCSIIEKQAELLKIKFGSAWPGENKDNEIVSIPGLRGREPKEISLKNLSKIIHARVVEIVEQVFAEIKAYGHEDPRKKLIAGIVLTGGGAQLKHIKQLVEYITGMDTRIGYPNEHLAGNSGEEISSPLFATAVGLVMNSIENSSQSAVRMELVNEQPKVVYRNAPPVQRYEVEENYVEKVETIEETREVVSQKASKDESTETKIRRSFFDRYVDKIKEFLDNAE from the coding sequence ATGGAAAAAGATAATATTGCAGTAGGTCTAGATATTGGAACAACCAAAATCGTTGCCATGATTGGCAAGAAAAATGAGTATGGTAAGTTGGAGATTTTGGGCATTGGTAAATCCAAAAGTTTGGGTGTTGCCAGAGGAGTAGTAAACAACATTACGCAGACGATTCAATCGATTCAACAGGCGATAATCGAAGCAGAAAATAATTCGGGTTACAAAATTAAAGATGTGGTTGTGGGTATTGCTGGACAGCACATCAGAAGTATTCAGCATACGGATTACATCAGCAGAAATAATCCTGAAGAAGTAATTGGCGAAAATGATATTCAGCTTCTAATCGATCAGGTAAATAAACTGGCGATGTTACCGGGAGAAGAAATCATTCACGTTTTACCGCAGGAATTTAAAATCGACGGACAGTCTGAAATTAAAGAACCAATCGGAATGTACGGCGGAAGATTAGAATCTAGTTTTCACGTTGTAGTTGGTCAGGCATCTTCAATCAGAAATGTTGGAAGATGTATTCAGAGTTCAGGAATTGAATTGTCTGGATTGACATTAGAACCATTAGCTTCGGCAGATGCTGTTTTAAGTCAGGAAGAAAAAGAAGCGGGTGTTGCATTGATCGATATTGGTGGTGGAACAACAGATTTGGCTATTTTCAAAGACGGTATCATTCGTCACACAGCTGTAATTCCTTTTGGAGGAAATGTGATTACAGATGATATCAAAGAAGGATGTTCGATTATTGAAAAACAAGCGGAGCTTCTAAAAATAAAGTTCGGATCTGCTTGGCCGGGAGAAAACAAAGACAACGAGATTGTTTCTATCCCTGGACTGAGAGGAAGAGAGCCAAAAGAGATTTCATTAAAAAATCTTTCTAAAATTATCCACGCAAGAGTAGTGGAAATTGTAGAACAGGTTTTTGCAGAAATAAAAGCATACGGTCACGAAGATCCTCGCAAAAAGCTTATTGCCGGAATTGTTTTAACTGGTGGAGGTGCACAATTAAAGCACATCAAACAATTGGTTGAATACATTACGGGAATGGATACTAGAATTGGTTATCCTAATGAGCATTTGGCAGGAAACTCAGGAGAAGAAATTTCTAGTCCATTATTCGCAACAGCAGTCGGATTAGTAATGAATAGTATCGAAAATAGTTCTCAAAGTGCTGTTAGAATGGAGCTGGTTAATGAACAGCCAAAAGTTGTTTACAGAAATGCTCCGCCAGTACAGCGATACGAAGTGGAAGAAAACTACGTTGAGAAAGTAGAGACTATCGAAGAAACTAGAGAGGTTGTAAGCCAGAAGGCATCTAAAGATGAATCTACCGAAACCAAAATAAGACGATCATTTTTTGATCGATACGTCGACAAAATCAAAGAATTTTTAGACAACGCAGAGTAA
- the ftsZ gene encoding cell division protein FtsZ, whose translation MMSNSEFGSISFDLPKNQSNVIKVIGVGGGGSNAINHMFKQGIKGVDFIVCNTDSQALQNSSVPNKIQLGLNLTEGLGAGANPDVGQQSAIESISDIEKMLDKNTKMVFITAGMGGGTGTGAAPVIAQLAKEREILTVGIVTIPFQFEGKVRQEQAIIGIEKLRKQVDSLIVINNNKLREVYGNLGFKAGFSKADEVLATASRGIAEVITHHYTQNIDLRDAKTVLANSGTAIMGSSVSEGENRAKDAIVSALDSPLLNDNKITGAKNVLLLIVSGTNEITLDEIGEINDHIQAEAGYNANIIMGVGEDESLGEAIAVTIIATGFDVEQQNEIVNTEPKKIIHTLEDEQRSVHNLTNRPISSFDLTVDTPTAKVEDKVVFDLIDDDETFTPTPTNAVAPAINQEELVVMSEFIKNLDVTFEIVSPITDIDFTISSPEKPAVQQFQQQQPIQQQQPVQQQPVQQQRVFEKEEQTTFSFDLPLFKQEPVKREPVVEDNRVLFELTNETREIKVNDPVQFVPVTEVSENGIIKYSLEEYMEVENDLMASKPVEKKVEDTIPEELNITLKPRTDFASQPDFSTTSEVSPLELTIEETLRLRAEERRKKLKEFNYKFHNNVSRIDELEKEPAYKRLGIDLSNSQSNNTNSRISVGTDSNNDLQLRSNNSFLHDNVD comes from the coding sequence ATGATGAGCAACTCAGAATTTGGAAGTATTTCATTTGATTTACCAAAAAATCAATCAAATGTAATCAAAGTAATAGGTGTAGGTGGAGGCGGAAGTAACGCAATTAACCACATGTTTAAGCAAGGTATTAAAGGCGTAGATTTTATCGTTTGTAATACCGATTCGCAAGCGCTTCAAAATAGTTCAGTACCAAATAAGATTCAGTTAGGACTTAATTTAACTGAAGGATTAGGTGCAGGAGCAAACCCGGACGTTGGACAGCAGTCGGCTATCGAAAGTATTTCTGATATCGAAAAAATGTTGGATAAAAATACTAAGATGGTATTTATCACTGCTGGTATGGGTGGAGGAACTGGAACTGGTGCAGCTCCGGTAATTGCTCAGTTGGCAAAAGAAAGAGAAATATTAACAGTTGGTATCGTGACGATTCCGTTTCAGTTTGAAGGGAAAGTACGTCAGGAGCAGGCGATTATTGGAATTGAAAAATTGCGTAAGCAAGTCGATTCTTTAATTGTAATCAACAATAATAAATTAAGAGAAGTATACGGAAATCTTGGTTTCAAAGCAGGATTCTCTAAAGCGGACGAAGTTTTGGCAACTGCTTCTAGAGGTATTGCCGAAGTAATTACGCACCACTATACTCAAAATATCGATTTACGTGACGCAAAAACTGTTTTGGCTAACAGTGGAACTGCGATCATGGGATCTTCTGTGTCAGAAGGTGAAAACAGAGCAAAAGACGCTATCGTTTCTGCTCTAGATTCTCCTTTGTTAAACGATAATAAGATTACAGGTGCCAAAAACGTATTGTTGCTTATCGTTTCTGGAACTAACGAGATTACTCTTGATGAAATCGGAGAAATCAACGATCACATTCAGGCCGAAGCAGGTTACAATGCCAATATCATCATGGGAGTTGGTGAAGACGAATCTCTTGGGGAAGCTATTGCTGTAACTATTATTGCTACAGGTTTTGATGTTGAACAACAAAACGAAATCGTAAATACAGAACCAAAGAAAATCATTCATACGTTGGAAGATGAGCAGAGAAGTGTTCATAATTTAACAAACAGACCGATTTCATCTTTCGACTTAACAGTGGATACGCCAACTGCAAAAGTAGAAGACAAAGTTGTTTTTGATTTAATAGACGATGATGAAACTTTTACTCCAACTCCTACAAATGCTGTTGCTCCAGCAATTAATCAGGAAGAGTTGGTGGTTATGTCAGAGTTTATTAAAAATCTAGATGTGACTTTTGAAATTGTTTCGCCGATTACGGATATTGATTTTACAATTTCTTCACCAGAGAAACCAGCTGTTCAGCAATTTCAGCAGCAACAGCCAATTCAACAGCAGCAACCTGTACAACAACAGCCAGTACAGCAGCAAAGAGTATTTGAAAAAGAAGAACAAACTACTTTTTCTTTTGATCTTCCTTTGTTTAAACAAGAACCTGTAAAAAGAGAACCAGTTGTTGAAGATAACAGAGTTTTGTTTGAATTGACAAATGAAACTCGAGAAATTAAAGTAAACGATCCGGTACAGTTTGTTCCTGTAACAGAAGTTTCAGAAAACGGAATCATTAAATATTCTCTTGAAGAATATATGGAAGTTGAAAATGATTTAATGGCTTCTAAACCAGTAGAAAAAAAGGTTGAAGATACAATTCCAGAAGAATTGAATATCACTTTGAAACCAAGAACTGATTTTGCTAGTCAACCTGATTTTTCAACAACTTCTGAAGTTTCTCCATTAGAATTAACAATTGAAGAAACACTTCGTTTAAGAGCTGAAGAAAGAAGAAAGAAACTAAAAGAGTTTAACTATAAATTCCATAACAATGTTTCTAGAATTGATGAGTTGGAAAAAGAACCAGCTTACAAAAGATTAGGAATTGATTTGTCAAATTCACAATCAAATAATACAAATTCTAGAATTTCTGTTGGAACCGATAGCAATAATGATTTACAATTACGTTCAAACAATTCATTTTTGCACGATAACGTAGATTAA
- a CDS encoding GatB/YqeY domain-containing protein: MSLQTQIMDEIKTAMKAKDTVALEALRAVKSELLLASTASGSKEDLSEDEEIKLLQRLVKTRKESARIFTEQNRPDLAEPELAQVAVIEKFLPAQLSEEEVEAVIAKIIAETGASGIASMGKVMGLASAQLGGTAEGKTISTIVKKLLS, from the coding sequence ATGAGTTTACAAACACAAATCATGGACGAGATCAAAACGGCCATGAAAGCAAAAGATACAGTAGCATTAGAAGCTTTAAGAGCAGTAAAATCTGAATTGTTATTAGCTTCAACGGCTTCAGGTTCTAAAGAAGATTTATCTGAAGACGAAGAAATTAAATTATTGCAGAGATTGGTTAAAACTCGTAAAGAAAGCGCAAGAATCTTTACAGAGCAAAACCGTCCTGACTTAGCGGAGCCAGAATTGGCTCAAGTTGCGGTAATCGAGAAGTTTTTACCAGCTCAATTAAGCGAAGAAGAAGTAGAAGCAGTAATAGCAAAAATTATTGCTGAAACTGGTGCTTCTGGAATTGCTTCAATGGGTAAAGTTATGGGATTAGCTTCTGCACAATTAGGCGGAACTGCTGAAGGAAAAACTATTTCTACAATTGTAAAAAAATTACTTTCGTAA
- a CDS encoding nuclear transport factor 2 family protein translates to MTLEIFKAKEEVRNLIDSYASLGDEKKIAAVMDLFTADINYKVYMNNFLVSDVSGRENMEKDFNKHASEVKTYFTLNGQHQVEIKGETATGISFSQLKMIRENDGKDILSDYSVKYEDTYVLQDGKWLIQKRIGYFFIIETRVLNN, encoded by the coding sequence ATGACATTAGAAATTTTCAAAGCTAAAGAAGAAGTAAGAAACTTAATTGACAGTTATGCCTCTCTAGGAGATGAGAAAAAAATTGCAGCAGTAATGGATTTATTTACTGCTGATATAAACTACAAAGTTTATATGAATAACTTTTTAGTCTCAGATGTTTCTGGAAGAGAAAACATGGAAAAGGACTTTAATAAACATGCCTCAGAAGTAAAAACATATTTTACATTGAACGGACAGCATCAAGTAGAAATTAAAGGCGAAACTGCTACGGGGATTTCCTTTTCACAGCTAAAAATGATTAGGGAAAATGATGGTAAAGATATTTTATCAGATTATAGTGTTAAGTATGAGGATACCTATGTTTTACAAGATGGCAAATGGCTCATACAAAAACGAATCGGATATTTTTTTATTATTGAAACCAGAGTTCTAAACAATTAG
- a CDS encoding winged helix-turn-helix transcriptional regulator yields MKKILKEVVDNKEFTDECNTVLMAVSDALYAIGGKWKLMIIIAMARGNKRFTEIQRKVNGISARVLSNELKELEINGFIVKKVAVGYPVTIEYELLPYSQTLKEVVEAMTKWGMQHRDKIRTESHLEISKKNTK; encoded by the coding sequence ATGAAAAAAATATTAAAAGAAGTGGTTGATAATAAAGAGTTTACTGACGAATGTAACACTGTTTTAATGGCTGTATCTGATGCTCTTTATGCAATTGGAGGTAAGTGGAAATTGATGATAATCATTGCTATGGCTAGAGGAAACAAACGTTTTACAGAAATTCAAAGAAAGGTGAATGGTATTTCTGCTCGAGTACTTTCAAATGAACTGAAAGAATTAGAAATTAATGGTTTTATTGTAAAGAAAGTTGCTGTAGGTTATCCTGTAACTATTGAATATGAATTATTGCCTTACAGTCAAACACTGAAAGAAGTTGTAGAAGCGATGACAAAATGGGGAATGCAACATCGAGATAAAATTAGAACCGAAAGTCATCTGGAAATCTCGAAGAAAAACACTAAATAA
- a CDS encoding PQQ-binding-like beta-propeller repeat protein, giving the protein MKKNLITLLFVFTVINMFGQVPATPKTGKTNTTNTSLSPAEMVTNKAIRPIKKIPLDDTSILIYDYDGSLFSFDLVSESINWTVKATDAPSEMCANKITLLNGVLYVPFINGEIFAIDNQSGDLFWKSRLGNITDQIVLKDQTPIINDGKLFITAQNQNQGSNLYALDIKDGSLVWNYKLDSAQNDIQPLFFNNKIFLPSATNLYSFDAKTGKVITQKTFEENITGKPITDGENIFVASEKNTLHALSPEKLDVLWQFKFDENQNNVKERILYKDKKIFIGAQGSQISSVYAIDSKAGTQLWKVDFKDDNIEYITEEVNNIWGYTKKKKLFQLDFNGETVFETKLTTLPVSNIEFPADDNLLYYYCDAGLIQFDLTEKDENVYYMRTTLGDNVYTSYLKIIR; this is encoded by the coding sequence ATGAAAAAAAATCTAATAACTCTTTTATTTGTATTTACCGTTATCAATATGTTTGGGCAAGTACCAGCTACTCCAAAAACGGGTAAAACTAATACCACCAATACTAGTTTATCTCCCGCTGAAATGGTTACCAATAAAGCCATTCGCCCGATAAAAAAAATTCCATTAGACGATACCTCTATTCTGATTTATGATTACGATGGTTCTCTTTTTTCATTTGATTTAGTATCTGAATCTATTAATTGGACTGTAAAAGCTACAGATGCTCCTTCCGAAATGTGTGCTAATAAAATAACGCTATTGAATGGAGTTTTATATGTTCCGTTTATTAACGGTGAAATTTTTGCCATAGACAACCAAAGCGGTGATCTTTTTTGGAAATCAAGATTAGGCAATATTACAGATCAGATTGTTCTTAAAGATCAAACACCAATCATAAACGATGGAAAATTATTCATAACAGCTCAAAATCAAAATCAAGGCAGTAACCTTTATGCTTTGGATATAAAAGATGGCAGTTTGGTATGGAATTACAAATTAGATTCGGCACAAAACGACATTCAGCCTCTTTTCTTCAACAATAAAATTTTCCTTCCAAGTGCAACCAATCTTTATAGTTTTGATGCGAAAACAGGAAAAGTCATTACTCAAAAAACTTTTGAAGAAAATATAACAGGAAAACCGATAACAGATGGTGAAAATATATTTGTCGCAAGCGAAAAAAATACTCTTCACGCCTTAAGTCCTGAAAAACTAGATGTTTTATGGCAGTTTAAGTTTGATGAAAATCAAAATAATGTGAAGGAACGCATCTTATATAAAGACAAAAAAATCTTTATTGGCGCGCAGGGTTCACAAATTAGTTCGGTTTACGCTATTGATTCAAAAGCAGGAACACAACTATGGAAAGTAGATTTTAAAGACGACAACATCGAATACATTACCGAAGAAGTAAATAATATTTGGGGCTATACCAAAAAGAAAAAACTTTTCCAATTAGACTTCAATGGCGAAACAGTATTCGAAACCAAATTGACAACACTGCCAGTTTCGAACATTGAATTTCCTGCTGATGATAACTTACTTTATTATTATTGTGACGCTGGTTTAATTCAGTTCGATTTAACCGAAAAAGACGAAAACGTCTATTATATGCGAACTACTCTTGGTGATAATGTTTATACATCTTATTTGAAAATAATTCGATAA
- a CDS encoding zinc-dependent peptidase — translation MLFNKPLFIFWYPVLKKLNPEDKALLRREFSYYSNLSVKKKSYFDHRVESFIEYYNFEGKGIEVTREMKLIIAGTYVMLTFGMRNYLIELFENIVIYPSVYYSTINQEYHKGEYNPRMKTIVFSWEDFLSGHETKDNINLGLHEFTHVLHFHSKKSSYPGAVIFYDEFTEIEKYFDQEELTNKLKARQYFREYAYTNKFEFLAVILEHFFETPEIFKREFPELYKNVKTMINFREDL, via the coding sequence ATGCTGTTCAATAAACCATTGTTTATATTTTGGTATCCTGTTTTAAAGAAATTGAATCCAGAAGATAAAGCACTGCTGAGACGTGAATTTTCGTATTATTCTAATCTGTCCGTTAAAAAGAAAAGCTATTTTGACCACCGTGTAGAAAGTTTTATTGAGTATTATAATTTTGAAGGAAAAGGCATTGAAGTTACTCGGGAAATGAAACTGATTATTGCTGGAACTTATGTTATGCTCACTTTTGGAATGCGAAATTACCTGATTGAGTTATTCGAAAATATAGTCATTTATCCATCTGTATATTATTCTACAATTAATCAGGAATATCATAAAGGAGAATACAATCCCAGAATGAAGACAATTGTTTTTTCGTGGGAAGATTTCTTGAGCGGACACGAAACAAAAGACAATATCAATCTCGGATTACATGAATTTACGCATGTTTTGCATTTTCATTCCAAAAAAAGCTCTTATCCAGGAGCTGTTATCTTCTATGATGAATTTACAGAAATTGAAAAGTATTTTGATCAGGAGGAATTAACCAATAAGCTTAAAGCAAGGCAATATTTTAGAGAGTATGCTTATACCAATAAATTTGAATTTTTGGCAGTGATTCTAGAGCATTTCTTTGAAACCCCGGAAATTTTTAAAAGAGAATTTCCGGAGTTGTATAAAAATGTAAAAACAATGATTAATTTTAGAGAAGACCTTTAA
- a CDS encoding alpha/beta fold hydrolase: MSTSKINAVNSETQYAAFSDRKIAYRSIGEGNPIILINRFRGTLDTWDPLFLDLLAAKHQVITFDYSGIGYSTGTLPTDVKEVAKDVKDLADYLKIKKAIFMGWSYGGLVTQAATHQYPELVTHTILLGTGPIGKRVVPLEQSFLDHALKPINDFNDEIILFFEPESEQSVKAAKASHDRIAQRIDVSKIPSTMEIFQLYFAGGENAAEDKENYRDKLKTTKTPILIISGDHDTSFAVENWYPLTKQLPTSQLILLPQTGHAPQHQNIPLVINYIDIFLEHTK, translated from the coding sequence ATGAGCACATCAAAAATAAATGCTGTAAACTCAGAAACACAATATGCTGCTTTTTCAGACCGAAAAATTGCGTATCGATCCATTGGCGAGGGAAATCCGATCATTTTAATTAACCGATTTAGAGGAACACTCGATACTTGGGATCCTTTATTTTTAGATCTTCTTGCCGCAAAACATCAAGTCATTACTTTTGATTATTCAGGAATTGGATATTCAACAGGAACGCTTCCAACTGATGTAAAAGAAGTCGCAAAAGATGTAAAAGATCTGGCTGATTATCTGAAAATTAAAAAAGCCATTTTTATGGGCTGGTCTTACGGCGGATTGGTTACCCAAGCTGCAACACACCAATATCCAGAACTGGTTACGCATACTATATTGTTAGGAACTGGCCCAATTGGAAAAAGAGTTGTACCTCTTGAACAATCATTTCTAGATCATGCCTTGAAACCTATAAATGATTTTAATGATGAAATAATTCTTTTCTTCGAACCTGAATCTGAGCAAAGCGTAAAAGCAGCAAAAGCTTCTCATGACCGAATTGCGCAAAGAATTGATGTTTCTAAAATCCCTTCGACTATGGAGATTTTTCAGCTGTATTTTGCTGGGGGCGAAAATGCGGCTGAAGACAAAGAAAATTACAGAGACAAACTGAAAACAACCAAAACACCAATACTAATAATTTCCGGAGATCATGATACAAGTTTTGCTGTAGAAAATTGGTATCCGCTGACCAAACAGCTTCCAACATCACAGTTAATTTTACTACCGCAAACTGGACACGCTCCTCAGCACCAGAATATTCCACTGGTAATAAATTACATCGATATTTTTTTAGAGCACACGAAATAG
- a CDS encoding metal-dependent hydrolase — protein sequence MKITYYGHSCFSVFANGKHLLFDPFITQNELAKDINVDAIKADYIFISHAHYDHILDVERIAKNTGAKVLGNFEIYNWLLNKGIQNAHPINPGGKFTFDFGTVKCVIAQHPSSFMDGSYGGIACGFVLTTPDGNFYYSGDTALTFDMQFILKFTKLDFAVFPIGDGLTMGIEEAIEASKLVEVNKILGVHYDTFGFIKMDHQKALDEFQKANLNLFLPKIGDTIEL from the coding sequence ATGAAAATAACTTATTACGGTCACTCTTGTTTTTCTGTTTTTGCTAACGGAAAACATCTTCTCTTCGATCCTTTTATAACACAAAACGAATTAGCAAAAGATATTAATGTTGATGCAATAAAAGCTGATTATATTTTTATCTCGCACGCACATTACGATCACATTCTGGATGTTGAAAGAATTGCTAAAAATACAGGAGCCAAAGTACTCGGGAATTTTGAAATCTATAACTGGCTCTTAAATAAAGGAATCCAAAATGCTCATCCTATAAATCCAGGAGGAAAATTCACTTTTGATTTTGGAACCGTTAAATGTGTGATTGCCCAGCATCCGAGCAGTTTTATGGATGGCAGTTATGGTGGTATTGCCTGCGGTTTTGTATTGACAACCCCAGACGGAAATTTCTATTACAGCGGTGACACTGCCTTGACTTTTGACATGCAGTTTATTCTGAAATTTACTAAACTTGACTTTGCCGTTTTCCCAATTGGTGATGGTTTGACAATGGGAATAGAAGAAGCTATTGAAGCTTCAAAACTAGTTGAGGTCAATAAAATACTAGGGGTTCATTATGATACTTTTGGTTTCATTAAAATGGACCATCAAAAAGCTTTAGATGAATTTCAAAAGGCAAATCTGAATCTTTTCCTGCCTAAAATTGGCGATACAATCGAATTGTAA
- a CDS encoding TlpA disulfide reductase family protein — MKKIYILLFFTIVSNLFSQNGKIYLKNSKFKIGAENTYVYEPSKELTIPSGAVATILESSSDEIQYRNLIQKGKKYEFTTKVADSARTIFVIITEYQKIIDSNKDQGYNVYLRTQNERELSKTLLNEITVKTYADYRFRLNKTSKPETTVAAYESLYKKYPKLKSDKTYIAYLYQKDMATPGQNKDLNLAFADICIKKNTEDYLILATQAYDLSKMSDEKEELEKEILAQYPTGTLAKTKFIRRFFSQKNKTEEYVLKTIDTCKTIYKDSSKETLSSFYSSLLYTYLEDKNMEKIKGIEPYVYNAGYSYNNFAWGLSGGDLTMPVQHIDFATNLSKRSLDLLEEKRKEGFYPDYQGMYNMFADTYALLLYKQGKFKEAFEYQNNVKNAGGLDAGGKERYLAMMEKVKSKEEVRNYIETEINVNNACPPVFISTLKEIYVAQNLPLDNFEKLKEKADKLSQEEKTKKIIEQFGSKTPSDFVLKNMEGKEIKLSDYRGKVVVLDFWATWCGPCKASFPKMQELVTKYKEKEVAFLFVNTFENKKEDVVLKNVTDYITEKKYSFNVVFDSNNEVATNYKIQGIPTRVLIGKNGDILFTDHSNTSLGELIDEQLK, encoded by the coding sequence ATGAAAAAAATCTACATTTTGTTATTCTTTACCATTGTTAGCAATCTATTTTCTCAAAACGGAAAAATCTATCTCAAAAATTCAAAATTTAAAATTGGTGCCGAAAATACTTATGTGTATGAACCTTCAAAAGAACTGACCATTCCAAGTGGTGCTGTAGCAACCATTTTGGAGTCTTCCAGTGATGAAATTCAGTATAGAAATTTAATTCAAAAGGGGAAAAAATATGAATTTACTACAAAAGTCGCCGACTCTGCCAGAACAATTTTTGTGATAATTACCGAATATCAAAAAATCATAGACAGCAATAAAGATCAGGGCTATAATGTTTATCTAAGAACTCAGAACGAAAGGGAACTTAGCAAAACTCTTTTAAATGAAATTACTGTAAAAACTTATGCCGATTATCGTTTTAGATTAAACAAAACCTCAAAACCTGAAACAACAGTAGCAGCTTATGAAAGCCTATATAAAAAGTATCCTAAATTAAAAAGTGATAAAACGTATATAGCTTATCTCTATCAAAAAGATATGGCAACTCCTGGACAAAATAAGGATCTCAATTTAGCCTTTGCTGACATCTGCATTAAAAAAAACACAGAGGATTATCTCATTCTTGCTACTCAAGCCTATGACTTATCTAAAATGTCTGATGAGAAAGAAGAATTAGAAAAGGAGATTCTAGCCCAATATCCTACTGGTACATTAGCCAAAACTAAATTTATTAGACGTTTTTTCAGTCAAAAGAACAAAACAGAAGAATATGTGTTAAAAACAATAGACACTTGTAAAACAATATATAAAGACAGTTCAAAAGAAACTTTATCTTCATTTTACAGCAGCTTACTTTATACCTATCTTGAGGATAAAAATATGGAAAAGATAAAAGGTATAGAACCTTATGTTTATAATGCTGGCTACAGCTACAATAACTTTGCGTGGGGTTTGTCTGGCGGCGATCTTACAATGCCAGTACAACACATAGACTTTGCTACAAATCTTTCAAAAAGGTCATTAGATCTTCTAGAAGAAAAGAGAAAAGAAGGTTTTTATCCAGACTATCAAGGAATGTATAATATGTTTGCAGACACATATGCCTTGTTATTGTACAAACAAGGTAAATTTAAGGAAGCTTTTGAATACCAAAACAATGTAAAAAATGCTGGCGGATTAGATGCTGGCGGAAAAGAGCGTTATCTGGCCATGATGGAAAAGGTCAAAAGCAAAGAAGAAGTACGCAATTATATTGAAACTGAAATTAACGTTAATAATGCCTGTCCTCCAGTATTCATTTCTACATTAAAAGAAATTTATGTAGCACAAAATCTTCCGCTAGATAATTTTGAAAAGCTAAAAGAAAAAGCCGATAAATTATCCCAAGAAGAAAAAACTAAAAAAATTATTGAGCAATTCGGCAGCAAAACCCCTTCAGATTTTGTGTTAAAAAACATGGAAGGCAAAGAAATCAAACTTTCTGATTACAGAGGAAAAGTTGTAGTTCTGGATTTTTGGGCAACTTGGTGCGGGCCTTGCAAAGCTTCTTTCCCTAAAATGCAGGAATTGGTTACGAAATACAAAGAAAAAGAGGTTGCTTTCTTATTTGTAAATACATTCGAAAACAAAAAAGAAGACGTTGTTCTGAAGAATGTTACGGATTATATCACAGAAAAAAAATACAGCTTCAATGTGGTTTTTGATTCAAATAACGAAGTCGCTACCAACTACAAGATACAAGGAATTCCAACGCGAGTTCTTATTGGGAAAAATGGAGATATTCTATTTACAGATCATTCCAATACCAGTTTAGGAGAACTTATAGACGAACAATTAAAATAA